The nucleotide sequence CGCAGCGGGCCGCCGACGGGGCGGTGCGCGCCCGGGCTGCCGGGCGTGGTGCTGCCGCTCGGGCCTACACCAGGGACGCTCGTGGACGGCGCCGGCGAGGTCTGTCCGCCGCTGGTGCCTGACCCGCGCGCCAGCTCCAGCACCGAGGCCCGCAGGTGCTCGGGCGGATCAACCTGCTCCACGTCCGCGGCCAGCAGCAGCGCGATCTCCTCGGTCGCCTCGACCTCCTCCGCGCACTCCGCGCAGCCGGGCAGGTGGCGGGCGAAGAACGCCTCGTCCTCCGGCTCGAGGGCGTGCAGCGCCCAGCCGGTCGCCAGCTCGAGGTACTCGCAGCTGCCCTCTGCTTCGGTGCCCGTCCGGTCTGCGCCCATCCCGTGTGCGCCCATTCCCTCTGCGCCCATCCCCTCTGCGCCCATCCCCTCTGCGCCCATTCCCTCTGCGCTCACAGGCCCTGTCCTTCCACACGTGCTCCGCCGATGCCGAAGTCCAGCGCCATCGGGGCGAGCACCCCGCGGAGTCGTTGCGACGCCGCGAACATTCGTGACTTCACCGTGCCGAGCGGCACGCCGACGATCGAGGCGACCTCACGCTGGGTGTAGCCGCCGTAGTAGGCCAGCAGCATGGCGCGCGCCTGGTCCGGCGGGAGCGCTCCGATCGCTCGGCGCACGTCGTCGCCGAGCACGTTGTCGATCGCGCTGTGGTCGGCGCCGGGGTCGGCCAACCCCGTGGGCTCGGGGACCTCGTCGTCCATCACCACCTGGCGCCGACGGTGCACTCCCTCGCGACGGACCGCGTCCACCGCCTTGTGGTGCACCACCGTCAGCAGCCACGAGGCGAATGCCCCGCGGCCGGGCACGTAGCTGCCGGGCTCGCGCCACACCGAGAGGAACACCTCCTGCACGACGTCCTCAGCCAGCACCTCGTCCACGCAGATGCGTCGAGCCAGGGAGTAGGCCGGCTTGGCGTAGCGGTCGTAGAGCTCGGCCAGCGCAGACTCGTCGCCGGCGCCGATGCGCTCCACGATCCGCACGTCCTGGCGGGCCCGCTCCGGGTCCGGTGCCACTCGAGGTCGGCGAGGCGCAGCCGTGCGTGGGGGCTCCGGATCGTCTCCGTGCCCACCACGGGGGCTGCTCTCCACCACAGGCATGTTCCTCACGTCATGTCTTCGCACACAGGCAGTCCGATGGTTCACCCGCCGCGAGCGCGCCGGGTCTCCCCGGTTTGATCACCAGGGTACGGGGATCCGCCAGAACCACGACAAATGCACCAGCGGCGCGCAGGACCCGCCCCTGACCAGCACCAACTCGCGGGGGCCGGTCGTCGTCCATCCGCACGCCCACCAGGCCCGCAACACGGAGTGGCGCAGGCCATAATCGCGCCGTCGCGGCTGGTCAGCGGGGCGTTGGACCCGGCCGACGAACCGTGCGCCCCGGGAGGGGGCACCCCCGGTTTGGATATCGCTGGACCCCTCAGTTACTGTTCCTCTCGCACCGCCAAGCAGGGCCAACGCCCCGCAGGACGGAGCGAGTGCGGATGTAGCGCAGCTGGTAGCGCACAACCTTGCCAAGGTTGGGGTCGCGGGTTCGAATCCCGTCATCCGCTCGAGAGGCTGTAACTCGGGCTCTCCCGGCGGAGTGGCCGAGTGGCTTAGGCAAGGGCCTGCAAAGCCCTGTACACGGGTTCGATTCCCGTCTCCGCCTCGATCGAACGTTTACCTTAGGGCGATTAGCTCAGTGGGAGAGCGCTTCCCTGACACGGAAGAGGTCACTGGTTCAATCCCAGTATCGCCCACCATCTAGAAAAGCCCCTGACCTGCAGAAATGCAAGTCAGGGGCCTTTTTTGTTTGGCCCCGTGTCGGATACGTGTCGGATGGCACCTGGATCCGGTGGCTGGCCGCAGGCCTTCCGCCTCACCCGCCCGCGCGCCAAACAGGACGGGGCCAGCCCCGCTCCGCAAGGTGCGAGGCAGGCTCCGTCTGTGGGTGGCGCGCTCTGTCGCAGCTGGCGCACTTACCCCCTGTAGTTCGGGCAGACCCGCGTCACCGCCAACGACGACAGCCCGGGTACCTCATCCGTCGGCTGTACCTTGTCCGCCTTGAACGACAAGAACATCGGCACCACCGCGGACCCAGGCGTCGAGCCCGACTTGATGGCTGTGCATGTGTTCTGAAAGGCCAGGACGATCTCGTTATCAGTCCGCGCTACAGACAACGCAGGGAACCGCAAGCGAAACACCTCAACCAATGCAGACAGCGACTCGCTCGTCATGTCTAGTTGCGGATACTCGTCGACCTCGGCGACAGCGGTTGGCGTGGCCGCAGGCGGTGGTGCAGCCTCTTCCGAACTGCCGCCGCATCCGGCCACCATAACCCCAAACGTGCACAGCAACAGCACCATTCCGCGACGCATCCAACACTCCCCTTTGACAATAAGTGGCGCCGATGCGGGCGCACGGGCGGATGGGGTGCGGACGAACGCCAGTTCAGCCGGGCCTCCGTATCCCCGCGACTTAGCGGCGCCCGCCACGACAAGGAGGGGTAGTCATGGTGGGCGCCGCACGTCCGCCACAGGCAGAGCCAGTAGCGGCCGCTGCATCGTCGCACTGTGCGAGCGGTCGGTGCAGTCGTTTCGTGCCATAGCCGGCACAACGCGGCTGGTGGCCATCCCGAATGTCACCTGCGGATCGCCTGGGCCCACGACAGCCCCGCTCTCCGCGTGACCGGCGGACCCCGCCTCCCACCTCCGCGAGGGAAGGTCGTTTGCGTTGTGCCCCATGCCACAATGAGCCCCCAGCACACCCAGGGGAGCCCATGGACCGCACCAGCACCGTCGCCACACTCCTCGCCGAGGAGGAGGACTACTCCATCGCCCTCGCACGAGCAGAGACCCACAACCTGGCCCAGGCCGCCGAGGTATTCCGTGCGGAGCTGGAGCGCGTGCGCCGCGAGCTGACCAACCTCAGGGACCGGGCCGCCGCCGCCCAGCTCAAGGCCGACCTCGACCACGCCCTCGGAGATCTCGCCGACGCCGACGCCGACCTCATCCTCGTGATGCGCCGCCCGGATCAGACCGAGGCACTAGTCGACGAGCACGCACGTACCTCCGCGGCCGCCCGTCGCCGGGTCGCCCAGATCGGCGCAGCCATCCACGACCACTTCAAGCGCTGACGACCGACAGCTCACCTTGTCAACGCTAAACGACCTGAACATCGGCACCGCCGCAGCACCCGGCAAGCCTGACGTCGCTATCCGTGCTGAGGCCAGATTCTCTTGAGTTGCGACCGCACCCCGCCATCAACGACCTGAATACGCAGAGCGACAGCACGCGGACCCTTCAGCGGGGTCACGTTAAGGCGATGGTACGAAAGACTTTGAACCATCCGCGCCGTTTGCTGCCCTCAACCACGGCCACGGGCCGGGGGTGGCCGAGGTGCATCCCCCTGGGGGTGGGGTGCCTCGCCTCGCGTCGGAATCCTGGAACCGACGCGAGGCGGGCTAGACGCTGGCCACGGGGCGACCCAGCCGTGACCAGCGTCGGTCTCAGGCCGGTGGGGTCACGGTCATCTTCACGATGCGCGCCGGGTGCACAACGTTGGCGCCGAAGCGGAAGGTGCAGCGCAGCCCGATGCTGTCGGAGCCGAAGTACGCATGGTCAGACTGGGCCAAAATGACCTGCCCAACTGCGCTCACCACTGCCGCCTTGTCCAGTACCAGCAGCTTGCCGGTGCCTACGCTAGGCGAGACCAGCACGGGCACACCCAACAGCTGACGTGCGCCCGCCTCCACACCAGCACCGAGCAGGGCGGTGGCCGCGCCCGTCTGGGACTTGAGCTTGCTCAACGATGCCCAGGCGGTGGGGTCACAGACGATGTGAGTCGCGGTGCCGTAGTCAGCCTCAATGCCGGCGATGGCATCGACGAGCGTGTCCAGATTACTGGCGACCGCCCCACCGTTGGTGATGCCGGCGACGTTCAGCAGCCCGGCAGGCGGGGTGACCGCGGGTGAGGTGGGTGCCGCCTGGCTAATGAATGCAGCGTTGGCGGCGCGGGTCACCGCACGCGACAGGGACGCGGTGAGCAGGGTGCTGGCATCGGCCTGAGCGAGCTGCTCCCGGGAGACCCTGACGAGCTGGGCGACCTTGCCCGTCATTACGACGACCTCGGCCAGCTCGGGGTCGGCCTCGGCGATGTCGGCGCCCTCGGCGACGAACTGGGCGGTGGCGTCGTTGGCGTACGGCACGCGGACGGCAACGTCGTCACCTTCTACGGCGCCGGCCACGGTGGAGGCTTGCAGGATCAGGGCGTCTGGGACGACGTCGACCGCAGGGAAGCCTCGGACGTCCATGCTCCAGGCGGGCGAGCTGGTGCGGGTGGTCTCAACGGTCATGGTGGTGCCTCTCGTGGGTGGGGTGTGTTGTCACGCGGGAGGCTCTGCCTCTACCACGGCGCCCACCGGGGGCTAGCGGTGCCGGGGGGTGGTCCCAGACCACCGTTCCCGACACCGCCAGCATAGTCCTTTTAGGACCGGAGCGCGCTGTCCCACGCGGCGCGGCCTGTGGGGGCGGCCCCGACGCCGTGTGAGCCTTGGGAAGGATCGGCCTTGGGGGTGCGCGGCACGCGGGTGAGTCCCAGAGCGTCAGCCGCGGTGGTCACCGCCGTGGTGAGAGCGTCCGTGTCCAGGTGCCCATCGGTGAACAGCTCATCAACTGTGATACCCGCAGCCCACAGGGCTGCCGGCTTGGTCAGCCCGGCGGCGTCCTCGACGATCTGCTTGTGCGCGGCGGTGAGCTGGTCGCGCAGAGCGTCGCGCTCAGCCTCGGCCTCACGAAGCTGGCGGCGGTAGCGGGCTGCTTCCCGGCCGGGCTTGGCCTCCTCGCCGGTGTCCTCGGTGGGGGTCTCAGGCCCTGGCGTGTCTGTGTCCGCCACGGCCCCTTCCACGGGTGCTTCCACGGGCGGGGTCTCGTCCTGGGGGGTGCTGGGTGCTGGGGCGGTGTGGGTCATGGCTTGCTCCTTCTGGTTGATGACTGCGGTTGTGAGTGAGTCGGTAGGCCGGCGCCGTGGGGTCATTTCAGGGCTCTGGACAACGAGGCACCTCCCCCACGGCCAAGTGGTGTGGGCGGGTCGAGGTGCATCCCCCTGGGGGTAGGGGAAGCACGGCGGCCGTCCAGGCGTGAGTCAGTCACTGCTGGTCCGCTCGGTGCGGTGGCTCCACGATGCGGACGTGTGGAAGCTCGCCCGCAGCCACGTCGAGCGCGTCGGCTTCTCCGCGGGTGATGGTCACCCGGCTGGCGAACATGGTCATGGTGGTGGCTGGTCCTACCGCAATGGGCAGCCCGTCGGCGTCGCACACAACCTCACCGGGCACCGTGACCGGCATCGGCTGGTGGGCGCTGGCGTTGGCGTTGGCGGTGCGCAGCCACTCCCGGCTGAGCCCACCACCTCCCACCACGTCCCGGGGTGGGAGGTTGTTGAGCAGCGTGGCCAGCGCGTCGCGGGCGGGCTCGTGGTGTTCGTGGTCGGTCATCGGGTCACCTTCGGTTTGGTGTTCGGGGCAGTAGCGGGCTGGGGTGAGGAACGCGCAGCGAGGTGCGGCGCGGACGCTTGGGCGGTCACTCTGACCTAGGAGCCGCTCGCACACCGCGATGCGTGCGTCCAGCGAGTCCAGCCGGGCAGACAGCGCGCGGAGAGCTGCATCGCGGTCAGTCACGCAGCCGCCCCTGCTGTCTTACGACGCGCCGACTCCGTGGCGCATTGCCAGTGCATCTTGGTACTGCCAGTGACGGGATCTCCACACTCAGGGCAGGGGCGGGACGGCGCCGCCGGGTCGATCAGACGCTGGGCTTCCTTCGCACGAAAGCACTCGGGGTGACGCACCTTCCCGGCCGGCAGCCGCTCCCCACACTCGGGGCACAGGTTGCCGACGACGGGCGCCGTCGAGGGCACAGCGGAGCGACTGTCATGCCACTGGCGCCCGTGCGTGGCACGGCTGGAGCCACTGTCCTGACTGTCATCACTGGGGCTGTCACAACAAAGGTCAGCGCCAGTTGTGACAGTCGTGCCACCCCCACGTGCACGGGCGTCACCATCGGTGGCACCACTGTCGGGCAGCGACCAATAGGTCACCCGCGGGAATCCTTCGTCCGCGATCTTCACCCGCAACTTCTTGCGCGCCCGTTGCAGGGTGCGGTCGCTGAACCCGGCGACCTGCCCGGCCTTCTTGACCTCTGCGGACTTGGGGCGGGAGGTAGCGGTCAGGTACTCGCGGAGCCAATCGGCAGCATCATCACGTTCAGTGCGATCGTCGTCGGTGCCGCGGAGCAGTTCGCGGGCATCGTCGTCGGTGTCTCCGAGCCACTCAATCCGGCCGACCTCGGCGTCCCCATCCTCGGTGGAGACTGTCGCCGAGACGATCCGCGCCGCCGCGGACGAGGTGGTCGCGGCCAGGTTTTTCTTGGTGTTAGTGATGACCAGATCGCCGCTGTCCTCATTCTGCGCAACGGCCAGCACCGATCGCGCCACCTGTGACCACGCCACTGAGCCGAGGATCAGCTTCCCGGTGTCGGCGCCATCTCGTTTCCCGAAGTGACAGATGCCGATGACCGCGTAGCCGTTCTTCGCGGCCGATTGTGCAATCGGCTCTAGGAACTGGCGGACCTTTCGGTCATCGTGACCGTCGAGGCGAGAGTCCATCACCGACGTCGCTGCGTCTAGCACCACCATCTTGATCTGGTGCTGACGGATCACGTCCTCGACGGCGGCCATGTCCATCGGCAACACCACGTTGCCGTCGTCGGTGGTGTCTGTGTGCACGCCGAGGAAGAACACCCGGTCCATGTCCGCGCCCGCGGCCTTAAACCTCGGGGCGATGGTGTAGCCGGGGTCGTCCTCTGTCGCCACGTAAAGCACGTTCGCCGGGGTGCCCAGTAGCTCCCCCGCGAGAGCGCCCGTGGTGGCCTGAGCGCCGATATGCACGGCTAGCGTCGACTTGCCGAGGCCCTCCCGCCCCGCAAGCAGGTTCAGCCCCGCTAGCACCAACCAGTCCGTCATCAGCCACCGGACTCGCTTCAGCTTCACCTGCGACGCTGGAGTGACCACCAGACGCCGAAGGGGTAGCGCCTTCTGCGCAGCGGGAAGATCCGCCACGAGCACGAAGTCCGACAGCATGTGCCCGGCGGCCACATGGTCCGCCGCATCCTTGCCCGCCTTCGCGTGCACCACCTCGACCGTGCAGCCAAGATCGAGCAGCGTCACCCGTGCCGCGGCGGCATACTCACGGCCGGGCGCATCCTTGTCCGCGACGACCACCACCTGCGCACCGGCCAGCGGTGACGGGTCTACCTTGGCCCAGCTACTCGCCCCCATTGGCGAAGTAGTGGCCACGGCCCCCAGTGACTCGAGGGCGTGTACATCCTTCTCGCCCTCTGCCAGATAGATCGTGCTGCCCGCGGTGATCGCTGCGCGAACCTTGTCCAGCCGGTACAGCTCGCCCCTACCCTGAGGCACCCGGGACTGCCGGAAGTTCTTGTCCGGGCTGCGGTGCACCACCCGGCCGTCCCCGTAGGTGTACCTGACGCCCGCGGCCTCGTCGTACAGGTCGCGCATGGTCAGGTTCAGCGCGGCGAGTACATCGACGGTCTCGCACCCAGCGTGGCAGTGCACTAGGGCCTGCCCTTCGATCCCTCGCACGCTTAACGAAGGTGCGCGGTCCTCATGGGCTGGACACCGCGACGACCACGATCCACCCGACTGGCGAGGATCATGACCAGCGCAGCTGAGCGCGTCGACCACCCGTTCAGCGGCTACGCTCATCGGAGGCCACCTCCCCCTGGGTGCCGACCGCAGCCAGCACCTTCCCCTGCTTCGCGCAAACCGGGCCGAGCTGGAGGGCGACCGAGCGCGGAGAGGTGAGCGGCGCACCGCACGAGCGACAGGCGGTGACGATGATGTACCCAGACCTAACGAGACGGTGCGGGCCATCCTCTCCGATGATGCTGTCCGGACGGGGCCTTCCTATGGGTATGGTGAGCGCGGTTCCTACTTCCTCGCGGAGGTCTGATCCATTGCCCTCGCCGTCCCGCGTGTTGGCGCACGCGGATTCAGCGGCGAGGGCTTCTACGTCAATTGGCATCACGCGACCACCGCCGCGGGGATCGGTCGCATCATGGCGTCGATCTCATCCAAGCTCACCCTGATCAGCCTGGGCCCTGCGCGGAATCCCTGAATGTGCCCAGCCGCGATCCATCGACGAATTGTTTTGGGGTCCACGCCGACATACGCGGCAGCTCCCTGAATCGAATCGATCCGCTGGCCGCTGACGGTTCTGCTGTTTCGCATCGTCTTCTCCGTTGAGTTCGTCGGTGCCCAGGACCTCCGGGACATTCCAAGACAATCACGGACTCTGGCGCTACGGAACCGCCTTTGCGGCCCGTCCACAGAAGCGAACAACCTTGTGGACGGGCGTTCACAGCCGAAAAGACCGCGGAAACTACGCCTGCACTACCGCGAAGTACGTATCGGTACAGGCCCACGTCTACGGAAAGGGGGGTTTACGTGACTCCGCGACTATCGATGCCCCGCCCAGGGGGCACTTTTCTGATCCCCCTTCGGACACACGATCTACAGCAGTCCAGTCGCTGCCCGAATTGTGATGTAAGTCACTTGATAGTGATAGGTCGCCGGAGGCCTCAGACCGTGGCGGTACCGCTCGCCAGGGCTGACAGGGCCGCGGCAATTTGCGCATCTCTACCCTTGGCGGCGTGCTGGTAGCGCATCGCGGCCTGCGGAGTGGAGTGCCCCAGTCGGCCCATCAGCTCGGCGAGGGACGCGCCAGTCTGCGCGGCTAGCACCGCCCCGGTATGACGCAGGTCGTGCCAGCGCAGGTCGTCCCGCCCGGCAATCTTTCGGGCCCGGTAGAACACCTTGTAGAGCGTCGCGGGCGCCATCGTGCTCGTCCCATCAGCGGCCGGGAACAGCAGGCCATCCTTGCCGCCGGCGATGTTCTTTCTCAGATGCTCGCGAACCATCGGCATCAGGTGCGGCGGGATTGCCACGTCTCGCACTCCCGCTTCAGACTTGGGCGGGCCGATAATGACCTTTCCCTCTGCACGCACCGCTCCCCGACGGACATGGATCACGCCATTATTCAGGTCAATGTCTTTGCGGCGTAGCTCGACCAGCTCACCAAAGCGCAGCGCGCACCAGGAAGCGAACATCACCATCAGTCGGTAGCGCTCGGGCACCTCCTGCGCAATCGTCGCCAGCTCGGTCAAGGTGGCGGGCTCGACCTTCTTGACCCTGGCCGTCGTGCCAGCGCCCCGGATGTGACAAGGGTTGAGCGGGATCTTCTCGTCAGTGACGGCCGTGGCGAGGATCGTCCGCAGCAAGCCATAGGAGTGGCTGCGGAGCGTCGGCGTCTTCTTGTCCAGATCGGCGTACCAGTCGCGGACCGACTCGGAGGTGATCGCCTTCAACGGACGTTCGGCGAACGTAGGAAGGATCAGGTTGTCGAGCAGGTTCCGGTAGTGGGCGCGGGTGCGTGGCTTCAGGTCGCGGTGCTGCAACCACCTGCCTGCATATCCGCCGAACGTCAGCTCCCGGGGTGCATCGCTGAGCTTGCGCGGCGGGGTCCACTCGTCGCGGCTGATCTTGCGACGCTCCCCCACCAGCCAGGCCTCGGCGTCACCCCGGGTCTCATAGGTCACTGGGGCGTTGTGCAGGAGACCGTCGGGCCCGGTGTAACGGGCGCGATACCGCTTGCTCGGTAGGCGGGCGATCTGACCGAATCCGCGCTTGTCCCCTGCCATGATGGCCCCATCCGTGTCGGATACGTGTCGGATGAGAGTCTAAACCTGTCTCATTGCGTCCACTAGTGACAGCGCTACTGGACTCAATATCCCCTGGTCAGACGCCTACTGTGCAGGTCGGGACCAGTAACGCCAGCGTCCGCAAGAACTGGTTCAATCCCAGTATCGCCCACCACCAAGAAGACCCCCCGAGCTGCAGCAATGCGGTCGGGGGATTTTTTTGTGCCGGTGGCGTGCCTCGTAGGTGTCTCAGCGGAAGCGCAGCCTGTCTGATCGCGTGCTCTGACCGTGGGCACCACAATCCAACCAGCCCCTGGCAGCGTCGCGATGTCGACAGCGCCAGGGTGCATCGGGATGTACGCGCCGAGGGCCCCGGTCGCGCCGCGCTGACCGCGGGGTCACCGCCCGCCCAGGGCTCTGTGACACTGCGCCGCAACGGGACCGTGCCCCCCCGCCAGAAGCGCTCCACCCCACGCCCTGCACCCGGCCCCGCAGCCCGGTCCAGTTCGCGCTGGGTGTGTGGCTGCTGGCCTGCCTCCTGTCGCTGATCGCCGCCTGGCGTGCATCGCGACACCACTGGGAGTGGTCGAGGTAGCCGGCTCGGGCGACCGCTGGCAGTTCTTGGCCATCTTTCGCGACGACTCGCTCGTCCGCGGCCTCCACGGCGGCGTCGGCCAACGTCTCTCGGGTGACGGTGCCGTGGGTGCGGGTGCGCCCGTGCTGGACGACGTTGGAGCCGACGGTCAACATGCGGTAGGGCTAGTCGCTGGTGCCCCGGACAAGGGACAGCTCGCGGAGGGTGGCCTCGGCCTGTGCGCCCATGCCCTCATGTGGGCGGCACCCCCTGCCCATTGTCCCGCTCAGCTCCATCAGACACCGCAGGCCCGAACAATTCTCGCCAGGCGTGCACGAGCGCCGACACTTCGACACAGTGTGCGCCCACGAGGTTCGTCCACGAGACCCTGAAGAATGCTTTGCAGAACACCCCTTGCGATTCTCACATCATCGCGTAGAGTACTGAACAGCAGCACGCCACTGTGCCGCCGAATCCGACCTGAAAGGCTTTCCTGATGTTCGCGACCACCACGCAGTCGAAGCGCCTCGAGCGCTCCTTCGGCATGGCCGTGTGCTCAGCGAAAGCCCGCGTCACCCCGTTGAGCATGAGCGAGCTCGGCATCCGCCAGAACGAGACCATTCCGCACGCGGGGCGGCAGCATAGCGGCTGGCTGGAGGCAACCTGAATGCGAACCTGAGTGAGAAACCCAGGGTCACGTTCAGGACCGCCCCCAGCCGGGGGCGGTCCTTTTGCGTTGGGCAGAACCGACAGTCGGTAGACCCAGCGAAGGCCCCACGGGTGCACATAGTCCCAGGTCAGACCCCCACTCAGGCCATACCACCTGCTCCCCCGGGAATCCCTCCCGGCCACCACGACGAAAGGATCCGCTCTCGGACACCGCAGGACATGACCGCCCCCGGCCACACCGAGGAAATGCCTCGGTCGCATGACGCGCAGGGCTGCGTGAACGCCCCGAACATAGCTGCTTTGCTGCTGGGGAACATTGGTCGGAACGACTGCGAAAGAATCGTCCACGATCATCGGCAGGCCACGTGAACGTCGCCCCGTGAGGCCAGTCATCGGTGCTGAATGGTACGCATTACCCTAGGGCGTACTCCCTGGGGGAAGAAGGCACACCACGTGCCATTCTTCAGGGCAAGAACAACGTACAGACCGAATTGCTTCCTGCCATTGTTCAGCACGCCCTGCAGCGCCTCGGCATTGCGGGGTCAGGGGTTCAGCTCCCCTCCTCTCCACTCCCTGCCGTCCGCACCCGCGGTGGCACGGGCAGCGCCGTTGCCGGCGCTGCATTGCATCTCCGTCGTCCAGAGGTCAGGGCGCCGCACTTCACTGCGGAGACACGGGTTCGAGTCCCGTCGGAGATACCGACCGGCGTCCGTAGGGCGTCCGGTACTGGCGCGTAGCTCAGATGGATAGAGCGCTTCCTTGTTGAGGAAGAGGTCGGCGGTTCAAGTCCGTCCGCGTCAGCGTCGCCCGGGGGTGGCTGCACCCAGCAGCCACCCCCGGGCGCAACACGCCGCACTGTCACTGCGGAGAGGCGGGTTCAGCACCCGTCGGAGGTACCCCGGGGCGGCCGGGGACCGCAGCCACTCGTGCACACCAGTACCGCTCACCGCCAAGAAGACCCTCGGGCTGCAGGAATGCGGCCGGGGGTTTTGTCGTTTCCGGCGGCGTGTCTCGCCGTTGCCGACCACCCCAGCCGGGGCACCCGCTTAACGGAGTCCCCTCGCCTGAAGGCATCGAGGTGCGCCGCACCGCGCCACCACTCTGCGGTCCGGGCCGCTCGAGTCCGTACACTCCCCCGCCGAGTGCATCGGCGCCCGCAGCAGTGCACTGCAGTCGCCGAGCAGAGCGGCCTGCGGCGCCGCAACGAGCAGGGCGCGCCCTGCACCCCCACGGAGAACCGACATGACCCACGACGACCGCCTCCTCAGCAGGGTCCGCGCGATGCTCGCCCAGGCTGAGCACCCCAACACCGGCCCGCAGGAGGCTGAGGCCTTCACTGCCCGCGCCTTGGAGCTCATCGGCAAGTACGGCATCGACCAGGCCCTGCTCACCGCCGCCGACTGGGGACGCGAGCGGGTCGAGAGCCGCACGATCGGCCTCGCGGCGCCCTACGCCAGGCAGAAGGGCATGTTGCTCACCGTCGTCGCCAGCGCCTTGGGCGGCCGGGCAGGGTTCCGCAAGGCCCAGCGCGGACGCGAGGCCAGCGCGGTGGTCTACGCGATGACCGCGGACATGGAGCGCATCGAGCTGCTGTACACCTCGCTGCTGCTGCAGTCCGCGCGAGAGATGGCTCGCCTGCAGGTGCCGGCCGAGGAGAACCCGATCCCCTACCGGCGAGCCTGGCTGACCGGCTACGCCTCCACGGTCCTCACTCGCCTGGTGCAGGCGGAGAAGACCTCCCGGGAAGACGCCAAGTCCGGCGGCGCCACGGGTGTCGAGCTGGTCCTGGCCGACCGGTCCGCGCTGGTGGAGCACGCGATGAACGAGGCGCACCCGCAGCGGGAGACCACACGGCAGCCACGCCTGAGTGCCGCCGGCCTCAAGGCGGGCCGGCGAGCGGGTGCACGCGCCAACCTCGGCGGGCACGCCGTGCTCGACGACTCCCGCTCGACGCCGAGCGCTCGCTGACACCGAATCCTGATCAGCAGCACAGGGATCGGCGAGCCGGCGCACCTGCCCTCGACCGGGGGAAGTGTGAGCTGACGCCTGTAAAGTTCCCGGCGAACCACCGGACAACCGCAGCGCCGGCCGCCCTCAGCGTCACCGCGCACCCGCGACGTCTGCGTCGCAGCGCGAGCCTCGCCGTCGGTCGCACTCGTCTCTGTCCCACCTGCGGGGAACAGCTGGCTCCTCGCCGCACACCCGGTGGTTCGTCCACGTCCGACGAACCCGCCAGGAGACCTCCACGTGTGCATGGGCCGAACCCACGTGCTCAGCTCGACGGCCATCGGGCTGGCGTGCGCCGCTCCGCTGGCCCGCCACGTCGGGGAGCACCCGATGCCGGTGGCCACCCTGCTCGCGTTCGCCGCCATCGTCGGTGGCTTCGGAGTGCTGCCCGACCTCGACCACCCCCACGCCACCCTGGCGCGGACCCTCGGCCCGGTCACCAAGGCACTCTCCCGGGTCGTCAACAACCTCTCCGGCGGTCACCGCAGGGGCACCCACACCGTGTGGATGGCCCTGCTCATGGTCGGACTGGCCACGACGCTCGCCACCCGCTTCGGGCGGGACGCGCTGGTCCCCGTGGTGTTCGTCGGCTACTACCTGTTCGCGATGATCCTGCGCCTGTCCCCGAACCACCGCTCGGGCAAGGCCGAGCTGCTGTACGTGGTGGAGGCGGCCGCGGCGACCGCCGCGACGTACCAGCTGATCGAGGACTGGTGGTGGGTGCC is from Rhodococcus sp. X156 and encodes:
- a CDS encoding phage major capsid protein — encoded protein: MTVETTRTSSPAWSMDVRGFPAVDVVPDALILQASTVAGAVEGDDVAVRVPYANDATAQFVAEGADIAEADPELAEVVVMTGKVAQLVRVSREQLAQADASTLLTASLSRAVTRAANAAFISQAAPTSPAVTPPAGLLNVAGITNGGAVASNLDTLVDAIAGIEADYGTATHIVCDPTAWASLSKLKSQTGAATALLGAGVEAGARQLLGVPVLVSPSVGTGKLLVLDKAAVVSAVGQVILAQSDHAYFGSDSIGLRCTFRFGANVVHPARIVKMTVTPPA
- a CDS encoding helix-turn-helix domain-containing protein, whose protein sequence is MSRRSWAPTNSTEKTMRNSRTVSGQRIDSIQGAAAYVGVDPKTIRRWIAAGHIQGFRAGPRLIRVSLDEIDAMMRPIPAAVVA
- a CDS encoding DUF2786 domain-containing protein, with protein sequence MTHDDRLLSRVRAMLAQAEHPNTGPQEAEAFTARALELIGKYGIDQALLTAADWGRERVESRTIGLAAPYARQKGMLLTVVASALGGRAGFRKAQRGREASAVVYAMTADMERIELLYTSLLLQSAREMARLQVPAEENPIPYRRAWLTGYASTVLTRLVQAEKTSREDAKSGGATGVELVLADRSALVEHAMNEAHPQRETTRQPRLSAAGLKAGRRAGARANLGGHAVLDDSRSTPSAR
- a CDS encoding RNA polymerase sigma factor: MAPDPERARQDVRIVERIGAGDESALAELYDRYAKPAYSLARRICVDEVLAEDVVQEVFLSVWREPGSYVPGRGAFASWLLTVVHHKAVDAVRREGVHRRRQVVMDDEVPEPTGLADPGADHSAIDNVLGDDVRRAIGALPPDQARAMLLAYYGGYTQREVASIVGVPLGTVKSRMFAASQRLRGVLAPMALDFGIGGARVEGQGL
- a CDS encoding AAA family ATPase yields the protein MSVAAERVVDALSCAGHDPRQSGGSWSSRCPAHEDRAPSLSVRGIEGQALVHCHAGCETVDVLAALNLTMRDLYDEAAGVRYTYGDGRVVHRSPDKNFRQSRVPQGRGELYRLDKVRAAITAGSTIYLAEGEKDVHALESLGAVATTSPMGASSWAKVDPSPLAGAQVVVVADKDAPGREYAAAARVTLLDLGCTVEVVHAKAGKDAADHVAAGHMLSDFVLVADLPAAQKALPLRRLVVTPASQVKLKRVRWLMTDWLVLAGLNLLAGREGLGKSTLAVHIGAQATTGALAGELLGTPANVLYVATEDDPGYTIAPRFKAAGADMDRVFFLGVHTDTTDDGNVVLPMDMAAVEDVIRQHQIKMVVLDAATSVMDSRLDGHDDRKVRQFLEPIAQSAAKNGYAVIGICHFGKRDGADTGKLILGSVAWSQVARSVLAVAQNEDSGDLVITNTKKNLAATTSSAAARIVSATVSTEDGDAEVGRIEWLGDTDDDARELLRGTDDDRTERDDAADWLREYLTATSRPKSAEVKKAGQVAGFSDRTLQRARKKLRVKIADEGFPRVTYWSLPDSGATDGDARARGGGTTVTTGADLCCDSPSDDSQDSGSSRATHGRQWHDSRSAVPSTAPVVGNLCPECGERLPAGKVRHPECFRAKEAQRLIDPAAPSRPCPECGDPVTGSTKMHWQCATESARRKTAGAAA
- a CDS encoding site-specific integrase codes for the protein MAGDKRGFGQIARLPSKRYRARYTGPDGLLHNAPVTYETRGDAEAWLVGERRKISRDEWTPPRKLSDAPRELTFGGYAGRWLQHRDLKPRTRAHYRNLLDNLILPTFAERPLKAITSESVRDWYADLDKKTPTLRSHSYGLLRTILATAVTDEKIPLNPCHIRGAGTTARVKKVEPATLTELATIAQEVPERYRLMVMFASWCALRFGELVELRRKDIDLNNGVIHVRRGAVRAEGKVIIGPPKSEAGVRDVAIPPHLMPMVREHLRKNIAGGKDGLLFPAADGTSTMAPATLYKVFYRARKIAGRDDLRWHDLRHTGAVLAAQTGASLAELMGRLGHSTPQAAMRYQHAAKGRDAQIAAALSALASGTATV